Part of the Bacillus sp. THAF10 genome is shown below.
CTAGAAATATGTTAGTTATAATTAGCTTTATGTGCCTCAAGGATTTCTTGAGAGGTTACTGCCGTCCAGTCTTCAAGTGATAAGCCTTTCGCATCTGCATAAGCCTTCACCATTTTGTAGCTCTCGCTTAGACCGTACTGATTTGGTAATCCATTTTTTCCGCCTAGAAGGATTTCTTTTGCTCGTTTATCGTCTTCTGTTTCAAGATCTCCTTCAATTCGGGTCCATAAATCTTTATTGTATGTTTCATCTACAGGAGCTACATCAATTTTTGGATAAATCATTTTTTGGAACATCATCCCTTTTCCTTCCATAACCATGTGGTCAAGGATGGTGAAGGATTCGCCGTTATAATGATTATCTACCCAGTAACTGTGGTGATATTTACTTGCAACAGTTGCTTTCAATTGATTGTTTGTCGTGTTTCTATCGAATAGAACAACGATTTTACCTACACCTGCTGTGACAATCGTTGCTGGTGCATTATTGTCAGTTGGGAATATACAAACCGTTGTTTTGCTTCCTTCCACAGGAAGCTCGTTGGACGACTTCGTTAACGCATCTTTAATCGCTTTGTTTATCTCTATAGAATCCATTCTTTTTAAATTGTCCTGCACAGCAATTCTATTTTTTGGCGGAGCTAATACATACTCTGCTTGTTGTTCAAATTCTCCACCTTTAAAGCATCTATCAGCAATTCCATCAAGAATATTTGAGTTATAATAATTCTTAGCTTCTTCCCCTTTAAGTCCTTCTGCATAAAAATCATCAAATAATTGATATGCGTGGATGATTTCAAATTCTTGTCCATTATTTTCGAAGGAGTATTCTAACTCGATGGCAGCTTCTTCTGCTCCTGCTCCATCTCCTCCTCCATTACAACCTGCAAGTGCTAAAACCAAGATGCTAAAAAACAAAAAACTAGTAAAACGCATTGCTTTCCCTCCTAAGTTAATATTTGCCCCCTATAAATTATATCGGCTACCAAGTTTAAATATTCTATAAATTATGACAAATTCCTTCTTTTTATAAATAATTTTACTTAGGAATATTTACCCAATGCATTTAGTAATAATATGCTGTTGATTCCCGCAAAACGGCTCCGCGTCCGCAGAGCGATTTGTGAGCCTCCACGACTACTCTCCAGTCAATCGATTCATTCCCGAGAAGAGTCTACGCCTTTTGCTCCAATCAACAGCTATAAAGCACTCATTTATATAAAAACCTCATAAAAAAAACCACCCCTAAAGGTGGTTGAGTTAAGTATTTATTAATCTACAAGCTTAACAAGCATATGAGCGAGCTTGTGTCGTTCTTCTTGGGTGCCAACTTTCCATAGTTCTTGTAAAAGCTTTTCTTCACTGTTTCGTGGGTCTTCATGCTTGGCAAGATAGTCGCCGACCTTCTCAGCAGCAATTGCTAGCTGCTCTTCTCCAAGGCCAACCTTTTTACCTGTGGATACTTTGTCACTTAAGTAGCTTTTAAAGGTGTCAAAATCAGCTAAAATCTGCTCCTTCTTGCTTGGATCCATGTTTTCAACTTTTTGTTCAACTCTGTCTTCGGTTGCCTGACGATCTGTGTATGCCATTAGAAGATTCCTCCTTTATATTAGCTATCTCTTGTCCATATCCTTTTTTTGGTGGATGTAAACATGGTGGGGAAACATTTTCATTCTGTTAGCCCATTCGCTATAATAGACGATAGCACACTGAAGTGAGGAGAGAGCCTTTTGTCTATTTCGGATGAATTTGCATTTATTAAAGCCATTCAGCCACAGCGCCTGTTTCATGAAAATAAAGTTGTCGGGATAGGTGATGATGCTGCGATAGTGGATATAGAGGATGGATTTGAAAAAGTCATCTGTGTGGATACGATGGTAGAGGACATTCATTTTACCAAGAAAACGATGTCACCCAAGGACATAGGCTTTAAGGCACTTGCTGCAAATATTAGTGATGTGGCCGCAATGGGTGGAATTCCTCTTTATTATTTAGTTTCCATTACGATTCCAACGTCATGGAGTCAAACGGAGCTACAGGAGATATATGAAGGAATGCAGCTGCTTGGAGATGAGTATAAGATGGACCTGATTGGTGGAGATACCACTTCTGGAAAGGCGCTTGTCCTAAGTGTGTTTGTGATTGGAAAAATTGAAAAAGGCAAAAGATTGCTGCGCTCCAATGCGGTTCATCAAGACGTGGTATTTGTTTCAGGGACAGTAGGGAATGCGGCA
Proteins encoded:
- a CDS encoding DUF2268 domain-containing putative Zn-dependent protease (predicted Zn-dependent protease with a strongly conserved HExxH motif), producing MRFTSFLFFSILVLALAGCNGGGDGAGAEEAAIELEYSFENNGQEFEIIHAYQLFDDFYAEGLKGEEAKNYYNSNILDGIADRCFKGGEFEQQAEYVLAPPKNRIAVQDNLKRMDSIEINKAIKDALTKSSNELPVEGSKTTVCIFPTDNNAPATIVTAGVGKIVVLFDRNTTNNQLKATVASKYHHSYWVDNHYNGESFTILDHMVMEGKGMMFQKMIYPKIDVAPVDETYNKDLWTRIEGDLETEDDKRAKEILLGGKNGLPNQYGLSESYKMVKAYADAKGLSLEDWTAVTSQEILEAHKANYN
- a CDS encoding DUF3243 domain-containing protein; protein product: MAYTDRQATEDRVEQKVENMDPSKKEQILADFDTFKSYLSDKVSTGKKVGLGEEQLAIAAEKVGDYLAKHEDPRNSEEKLLQELWKVGTQEERHKLAHMLVKLVD
- the thiL gene encoding thiamine-phosphate kinase codes for the protein MSISDEFAFIKAIQPQRLFHENKVVGIGDDAAIVDIEDGFEKVICVDTMVEDIHFTKKTMSPKDIGFKALAANISDVAAMGGIPLYYLVSITIPTSWSQTELQEIYEGMQLLGDEYKMDLIGGDTTSGKALVLSVFVIGKIEKGKRLLRSNAVHQDVVFVSGTVGNAAAGLDILLHSKQYDDCLVAHHQRPKPQVTLGRLLSEFDRVALNDVSDGLSSELLEIAEASRVDIVINEEILPLSTEIMDYNREKAVEWAMTGGEDFELVGTIAENDWPMLVQKCENQGIRITAIGKVQSGSGRLFLETNEGNSEIKKSGFNHFKRS